The following is a genomic window from Ignavibacteriota bacterium.
CCTGCCGGGCGATGGACATGTTCTTGTGGAGGATGCCGATGCCACCTTCGCGGGCCATCGCGATCGCCATGTCGGATTCGGTGACGGTATCCATCGCCGCGCTCAGGAGGGGGATATTCAGCGTGATGGTGGGGGTGAGGCGGGAGCGGACATCGACCTCGCGGGGAAGGACGGACGATCGCCCGGGAACCAGGAGGACGTCATCGTAGGTCAGTGCTTCGCCGAGGATCTTGCGTGCAGGCACAGGGACTCCCTTTCAGCTACGCTGGGTGTGGGTGGCGCTTACGTGAACGCGGCCATGCCGGTGATATCCTCCCCGACGATGAGCGTATGCATCTCGTGGGTCCCCTCGTACGTGATCACCGATTCGAGGTTCGCGGCATGGCGCATCACGGGATACTCATCGAGGATCCCGTTCGCTCCGAGGATCGACCGCGCTTCGCGGGCGATCTGCAGGGCATGGTAGACATTGTTCCGTTTCGCGAGGGAGATCTGCTGGAAGCGGACCGTCCCCGCATCCTTCAGCCTGCCGAGCTGCACACAAAGCAACTGGGCCTTGGTGATCTCGTTCAGCATCTCCACGAGCTTCGCCTGTGTGAGCTGATATCCCGCGATGGGCTTGCTGAACTGCACGCGGCTCTGCGCGTAGGTCAGCGCAGAATGATAGCATGCCATCGCCGCACCGATCGCGCCCCAGGCGATCCCATACCGTGCCTGCGAGAGACAGCCGAGCGGGAGGCGGAGGCCGCTGCCGTTCGGAAGGATGTTGTCCGCCGGGATGACCACATCTTCGAAGACCAGTTCGGAGGTGACGGATGCGCGGAGGGAGTGCTTCCCTTTCATCTCGGGAGCGGAGAACCCCTTCGTTCCCTTCTCCACGAGGAAGCCCCGCACGACGCCATCGAGCTTCGCCCAGACCACGGCAACGTCGGCCACCGTGCCATTCGTGATCCACATCTTCGCGCCATTCAACCGGTAGCCGTCAGCTACCTTTTCAGCGCGCGTGATCATGCCGCCGGGGTTCGAGCCGTAGTCGGGTTCCGTGAGGCCGAAGCAGCCGATGCGCTTGCCGCTGGCGAGCAACGGGAGCCAGTGTTTCTTCTGCTCTTCGGAGCCGTAGGCAAAGATCGGGTACATGACGAGGGCGCTCTGGACCGATGCGAAGCTCCGGATGGCGCTGTCGCCCCGTTCCAACTCCTGCATCGCAAGGCCATAGGCCACATTGTTCATCCCGGCGCAGCCATATTCTTCCGGGAGCGTTGCGCCGAAGAGTCCGAGGTCCGCCATCTTTCCGACGAGCGCTGACGGGAACGTGCCCGCCCGGTAGTGATGCTCGATCACCGGGAGGACCTGGTCGTCCACGAATTCGCGTACGGTATTGCGGACGAGGATCTCGTCGTCGGCAAGCAGTACATCAGTGTTCAGGTAGTCTACACCCTGGAATTTGGCCATCAGCGTGTCTGCAGTGAGGTGAGAAGTAGACAAAAGGAACGAAAAAAGGGGGCGAAAATCAAGGCAACGGCGTCAGTCCTGATCGCCCATCCCGTAGCGTTTGAGCTTGAGGTAGAGGGTCTTTTTGCTGATCCCGAGGGCTTCCGCGGTGCGCGCACGGTTGTTCTTGAACGCCTGGAGGGTGCTCTCGATGTGCCGGCGCTCGAGGTCATCGAGCGTGACCGGCGGGGCCGTGACGGCTGCCTGTGCGGGCACCGGTGTACCGGGGCCTGACGGGCGGTCGCCGCGCTGGAAGTACATCGCGAGGTCGTGCTCTTCGATCACGTCGCCCGAGGAAAGCAGGATCGCTCCCTCGATCACATGTTCGAGCTCGCGGACGTTTCCCGGCCAGGTGTGCATCTGCAGCAGTTCGAGGGCACCCGGCGAGAGGCGCTTCACGCTCTTGGATTTCGCCTTGCGCTCGAGGAAGTACGAGGCCAGGATCGGGATATCCTCCGGCCTGTCGCGGAGCGAGGGCATGCGGAGCGAGACGACATTGAGCCGGTACAGCAGGTCCTCACGGAATCGCCCGGCCGCGACCTCGTCCCGGAGGTCCTTGTTCGAGGCGCTCACCACACGGACATCGACGGTGAGCAGGTTCGTCCCGCCGACGCGGCGGAATTCGCCGGTTTCCAGGAAGCGGAGGAGCTTCGGTTGGATGGCAGGGCTGATGTCGCCGACCTCGTCAAGGAAGAGCGTCCCGCCGTTCGCAACCTCCACGAGTCCCTGCTTGGTCTGGAAGGCATTCGTGAAGGCACCCTTTTCGTGCCCGAAGAGCTCGCTCTCGAGCAGCGCGTCCGGGATCGAGGCGCAGTTCACGGCGACGAACGGTCGGTTGTTCCGTGTGCTGCGGCGGTGGATGAGCCCGGCGATGAGTTCCTTCCCCGTGCCGCTCGCCCCCTGGATGAGAACAAAGGATTCGCTTTCGGCGAAGCGGGTGGCACTCTCCACGAGCTTCAGGAACGGCGGACTCTGTCCGATGAGTTCATTGGTACCGGCCTTGCGCGTGAGCTCACTGCGCATGAGCTTGTTGTCGATCGACAACGCGCGGCGTTCCAGGGCGCGGTGAATGGTATTGAAGATCTCCTCGATGTCGTTCGGCTTCGCCAGGAAGTCGTAGGCGCCGAGCTTGATCGTCTGGATCGCGGTCTTGATATCCGCGTAGTTGGTGAGGATGATGACCTGGGTGGAGGGAGAATATTCCTGAACGAACTTCAGGACCTCGATGCCCGAGACACGTGGCATCCGGACATCGAGGAGGATGACATCGTAGATCTTCCCCTGGATACGGTTGATAGCCTCTCCCCCGTCGGCCGCGCAATCAACGGCGAACTCCTCCGCTTCCGAAAGCTCACTTTCCAGAAGGGTACGGAGGGAGACCTCATCATCAACGACAAGTAGGTTGTACTTCTTAGCCATGGTCCCGCCACGTTCACACGCGACGCCGTGGGAGGTGATGGCCCTTATTCATTCAGCACACGTTCGATCGTCGTCAGGAGATCGACAAGATCGTACGGTTTGCTGACGAAATCGTCCGCCCCCAGTTTCTTGGATTCAATAGCGTTCTTGAGGTCCGCAAACCCGGTCAGCATGACGACCTTGGTCGGTGACCGACGCTCTTTGATATGTTTGAGCACATCGAACCCGTTCACCCGCGGCATCTTGATATCCAACAGCACGAGATCGAAGTTGGACTTGTCGATCTCCACGATGGCTTCATCTCCATCCGAAGCGGTGCGGACATCATACCCCTCATTCGTGAGTTCGCTGCTCAGAACGCTCCGGAGTGCTTCTTCATCATCTACAACTAGAACCGAGCTCTTTTTTGCCATCTGGCGGATCTCCCGCTGGTTTGGTAAGGTCGGCCATGCCCACCGCGTTAAGAGAACGCAGGCGGGTAAACTTGACCGCTTTCATGGGGATAATAGACAAAGAACAACAGAAAATCAACCAAAAAAGGGGCGTTGCAATTCTCCTCCCGGTATGCTATACTTGGTCAGAACTATGCCAGCAGAGACCGTTCACCTGACCCCCCCCATCCAGCTTCTGTTCATCGATGACGATGCGGGATACATGGCGGTTGCACGCCACCTCCTGTCCAAGTATCAGGGCCGCCGGTTCCTGACCATCTGGAAGCAGAGCCCCAGCACGGGACTGTCCTTCCTGGAGACCCACCCACCGCTCGACATGATCGTGGTCGATTATTACCTGCCGGAGATGAACGGGCTCGAGCTTGCCCGCGAGATCAGGGCGAGGAATATCGATACTCCTATCATTTTCCTCACCTCGAACAGGGATTTCCGGCTCGCAATCGAGGTGATGAAATTCGGGGTGGAAGACTACCTCATCAAGGACGAGGCCGTGGATTCGGTCCTCCCCCGGTCCATCATCAATATCCTGGAACGGGTCCTCCTGAAGCAGAGGATCGCCGCGCAGGCGAAAACCGACCTGATCGCAAGGAAACGGACCGACGCCATCCACGAACTGGTCGTCACCGTGTGCCACGAATTCAACAATCCGCTGGCGGCGATCAAGATCAGCACCGACATCCTCCTCCGGCAGGAGTTATCGGAGGATGACAAGAAACTGGTCACGGCCATCGATGATCAGATCAGTGAGGTCGAGCGGGAGATCTCCCGGCTTCGCGACCTGAACTTCGAAAAGATCGATTTTGCGAAGCTCTAGCCCGGCTTGCATCTGGCCGGATCTCTTCGTATATTAGAAGTCCTAGTACAGCGTTTGGACGCTGAGACGACCCAGAGAAAGCGCCATCTACCGATCACACGTGAAGCGTACACTTCATAGCGACCTGAAACTCCTGCAAAGCGCAGCCCGTCCTAACAAATCCGACTTTCCCGCCCAACGGCGGGTTTCTTTTTTTTCAATGGGGGGGGCAACATGCTGCGGGTAAGTGACGTTGCCCGGCTCCTGGAGACCTGGGCGCCGCGGTCGCTTGCGTGGGAGCGCGATAACGTCGGGCTCCAGGTCGGCGACCCCGGGGCTCCCGTTAGACGGATCCTCGTTACCCTGGATGTCACCGATGCAGTTGCCGCAGAAGCCACCCGCCGCCACGTTGACCTGATCGTTGCTCACCATCCCCCACTGTATCGCCCCCTTCGCAGCCTGGATACCAGCACTCCGAACGGCCGCGTGATCGCGACGCTCGTCCAACATTCGTGCGCGCTGTACGCAGCCCACACGAATCTGGACGCTGCCCGGGGAGGCACGAGCCATGCACTGGCGGAGACGCTCGGGTTGACCGGCATCGTTCCGCTGGCAGAGCGCCGTGGTGCAGGACGCAGGATCGTCACGTTCGTCCCGGAGGAAGCGGCAAATGACGTTGCCGCCGCCATGGCTTCTGCCGGCGGAGGCATCGTCGGCAACTATGGCCATTGCTCGTTCCGGAGCCGCGGCACCGGGACGTTCAAGGGGAATGATCGTTCCTCACCGGCCATCGGGCGCAAAGGGGTCCTCGAACGTGTGAGTGAGATACGCCTCGAGATGCCGGTGGAGGATGATCTCCTTCCGGCGGTCGTTGCGGCACTCCGCCACAGCCATCCCTATGAAGAAGTGGCATACGACATCTATCCTCTCGAGAGCACCCGTTCCACGACAGGGATGGGTGCCCGCGGGCGATTGCCCCGGCCCATGACGGCCGCGGCGTTCCTCCGTCACGTGAAGAAGCAGCTCAAGGCACCCGGCCTGCGCACTGCCGGCGCGCCGCGCTCACGCGTGAGCACGGTTGCGGTCTGTGGCGGTGCCGGCGGGGATATGCTCGGGCAGGCGATCGCCAGCGGAGCCGATGCGTTCGTCACGTCCGATCTGAACTATCATGCCTTCCTCGACGGGGCGGGGTCGATCCTCCTCGTGGACGCCGGGCACTATGAGACCGAATTTCCTGTGGTTGGAGCCATCGAACGTTTCCTCCGCTCGTCACTGGGCGGGGATCATCCGGACGTGAGCGTCACGGCATCGCGCATCCGGACGTCACCCATTGTCTACGTGTAGCACATTCTCATGAGGAGTACGCAGTGAAAAACAAACTCGAATATCTGTTTGCTCTACAGCTCATTGACACCGATCTTGACTCGCTCCAGGAGCAGAAGGGCGACCTTCCCTTCGAGGTCGAAGCACTGGAGAATGAACTTGCCGCCATGCGCGCACGGCAGGCCGCGGCCGAACAGGCGATGCGCCAGTCGTTCAGTAAGCGCGACAACGCCGACAGCGAGATCGTCACCCTGAGAGAGAAACTCGACAAGTACAAGGGGCAGCAGTTCGCCGTCCGCTCCAACCGCGAGTACGATGCATTGACGCGCGAAATGGATGCGGCGACCGAGGCGGTGGCACGGCTCGAGAAGGAGATGACCCAGTGGGAGATCCAGGCAACGACCGCCCGCACCGAGAGCGAAGAACTGAAGGAAAAGGTGGAAGTGATCGAGAAGCAGCTTGCCGAAAAAGCAGCTGCGCTCGCGGAAGTGTCGAAGCTGACCGAAGACGAAGAATTGCAGCACAAGCATGAGCGTGAGAAGGCCCTTGCCCGGATCTCGAAGGCGGACTTCGCCGCGTACGAACGCATCCGCAAGGCCAAGAAAGGCATGGCGGTCGTCCCCGTGCAGAAAGGCGCCTGCGGCGGGTGCTACAACCGTCTGCCCCCCCAGAAGCTCCTCGAGTTGCGGACGAACGAGAAGATGTACACGTGTGAACGGTGCGGACGCATCATCGTTTCGGACGAGGTCGTCGAGATCGTGAAGCTGTCGAAGAAGGCGAAATGACGCTGTTCGCCGCGACGGACGGCGCATCGCGAGGGAACCCCGGTGACAGCGGCATCGGCGTGATCGTGCGCGACGCCGGGGGGAACGTGGTCCTGACCATCTCCGCCTACCTCGGGAAGGCCACGAACAACATGGCGGAGTACACCGCACTGATCACCCTGCTCCGGCGGATGGCCACGGTGCCCTGTACGCGGTTGGAAGTGCAGGCCGACAGTGAGCTGATGGTGCGGCAGGTGAACGGCATCTACAAGGTGAAGGATGCCAGGCTCCAGCGCTATTGCGCTGAGGTGCAGCGGCTGCGCAAAGCAGCCCCCTATGAATTTGTATTACGGTACGTCCCCCGCGAGCAGAACAAGGATGCAGATGCGCTCGCGAACCGGGGGATCGAATCGAGAGAACCCCTCCCGGCTGAGGAGAGGGCTTTGCTTCTCTCGGGCGGATTGTGTTAATTTACTATATATATAATAGACGAACAATTCACGATTGCAGGTCGGGCAGCCGCGTTCCGCCTCCGGGCGGGATGAGGAAAGTCCGAACTCCATAGAGCAGGGTGCCCCGCGTATAGCGGGGGGCCCGCCCGTGTAAACGGGCGGGAACGGAGAGTGTCACAGAGAACATACCGCCCCACGGGTCGGCCGCCTGTCCGGGGCCCGGGCCGCGAGGTAAGGGTGAAAAGGCGAGGTAAGAGCTCACCGCCCCGGGAGTGATCCCGGGGGCACGACAAACCCCCCCGGAGCAAGGCCAAATATGGGAGAAGAAGCTGCTCGCTTCGCGTTCCGCCTACGGCGGGATCGAACTCTCGGGTAGGCCGCACGAGCGTCGGAGCAATCCGCCGCCCAGAGAAATGGCTGCCTCCTCCGTTCGCAAGGACGGAGAAGACAGAATTCGGCTTACAGACCTGCAACCATGTTTTCGCGTTTGCCGCGTTGGCGGCCAGCGCGGACGCATGGCCAATGGAAGTGGAGTTCCTTGTGCGGACAACCGTAAGGGAGCACCGGTGGATACTCGCAGATCCTCCGGATGCAGGGCTTGTGGCCTCCCTGGCCCGGGACATTAATGTCCCGGATTCCATAGCCAAGATCCTGATCTATCGCGGGATCGACGACTACGACAAGGCGAAGGCATATTTCCGCCCCGATCTCGCCCTGCTGCACGACCCGTTCATCCTGGATGGCATGGCAACGGCGGTCGACCGCGTGCTGCGCGGCATCGAGGCCGGCGAATCTTTCACCGTCTTCGGCGATTACGACGTGGACGGCACCAACGGTGCCGCGATGCTATACCTCTTCCTCCAGCAACTGGGCGCAACGGTCCAATTCTACGTGCCCGACCGCATCAGGGAAGGGTATGGCATCTCCCATTCCGGGATCGACTTCGCCCTCGAGCATGGCGTGAATGTTTTCATCGCCATCGACTGCGGCATCACGGCGGTCGAGCAGGTATCGTATGCGAACGAACGCGGCCTCGACGTCATCATCTGCGACCACCACGAGGCCGGATCCGTCCTCCCGGATGCCATCGCAGTCCTGGATCCGATCAAGCCCGGCGACCCCTACCCTTTCAAATCACTGAGCGGATGCGGCGTCGGACTCAAGTTCATCCAGGGTATCGCCCGCAAGATCGGGAAAGAGGAGATGATCCGGGATTACCTGGATTTCGTCACCCTCGCCAGCACGGCGGACATCGTCCCGCTTGTGGGAGAGAACCGGATCCTCGTCAAACTCGGTCTGCAGGCGATCAACACCGCGCCACGCCCGGGGATCAAAGCGCTCATCGACAGTGCGGGGCTGAAGACCGGGCATATCACCACAGGACAGATCGTCTTCGCCCTCGCGCCGCGCATCAACGCCGCGGGGCGGCTCGGCGATGCAACGCGTGCCGTCCGACTCCTCACGAGCACCACACCTGAGGAAGCACGCGGGCTCGCCCAGGTCCTCGAAGAAGAGAACCGCAACAGGCGAAAGATCGATGAAGACACCTTCGCCGATGCCCAGCAACTCGTGGAGAACTGCTTCGATGTTGAAGCCGATCCGGCGATCGTCCTCCACCAGGAACACTGGCATCCGGGCGTCGTAGGCATCGTCGCTTCCCGCATGGTCGAACGGTACTACAAGCCATCCATCATGATGGCGACCGTGGACGGCGTGGCCAAGGGTTCGGCCCGCAGCGTGTCCGGGTTCGACATCTATGAAGCATTGAAGCGTTGCGAGGATAAGATCCTCCAGTTCGGTGGACACAAGTACGCCGCCGGGCTCACGGTGGACCTGGAGCGCCTGGAAGAGTTCCAGACGGCATTCAAGGCCGCGGTAAAGGACCTGATGAGCGAGGAGCTGAAGACCCCGGAGATCCGTATCGACATGGAGCTGGCGCTGACGGACATCACGCCGCGCTTCATCAAGATCCTCCGCGAGTTCGCACCCTTCGGCCCGCAGAACACACGGCCGACATTCCTGACGCGAAACCTCGAGGTGGCCGGTACACCACGCATCGTCGGGCGCAATCACCTGCGGTTCCGCGTGCGGCAGAACGGCGTCAGTTTCGATGCCATCGGTTTTGGACTCGGCGAGATGCTGCAGCGGGTGCCCGTCGGACGGAGGGACCTCGACTGCGTGTATACCGTTGAGGAGAACGAGTGGACATCCCCGGGGGCCAGCAGGCCGGCCGACCCGGTACCCCAGCTGAAAATCAAAGACCTACGATAAGGAGCACACCATGTCAGGCCATTCAAAATGGGCGACGATCAAGAGGAAAAAAGCGGCCACGGATTCCGCCCGCGGTAATCTGTTCACCCGCCTGATCAAGGAGATCACGATCGCCGCCCGCAACGGCGGAGGCGATCCGAATGGGAACCCCCGCCTGCGGCTGGCGATCCAGACCGCGAAGGCCGCCAACATGCCTGCCGACAATATCAAGCGGGGGATCCAGAAGGGCACGGGGGAACTCCCGGGCGTGTCCTATGAAGAGATCACGTACGAAGGATACGGCGCCGCTGGCGTGGCGATCCTCGTGGAGGTCGTCACCGACAATGCCAATCGTGCCGTGTCCGAGATCCGCCACGCGTTCTCGCGCAACAACGGCAACCTCGGACAGGCCGGCAGCGTCGCATGGATGTTCCAGAAGAAGGGCAGCATCCTCGTTGCCGCAAGCCAGAAGACCCCGCTGTCCGAGGACGATCTTCTCTCGATCATTCTCGAGGCAGGCGCGGATGACATGCAGGCCGAGACCGACGGCACCTTCAGCATCGTAACGTCTCCCCAGGCATTCGAACCGGTGAAGAAGGCGCTCGAGGACAAGGGCATCGCCGTCGAGTCCGCTTCCCTGCAGATGGTCCCGGGGAACACGGTCAAGGTCACCGGCAAGGACGCCGAGAACGTGATGAAGCTGATGAACACGCTCGAAGAGCACGACGACGTGCAGAACGTGTACTCGAACTTCGACATCGACGACAAGGAACTTGCCTCGTTCAATAGCTGACAGGCGGGCTCCGGACGGGGGAGGAACGATCGTTCTCGGGATCGATCCCGGAACGCTCATCACCGGGTACGGTGTGGTCGCCGCTTCCGGGTCGTCATTCCAACTTCTTGCCTCCGGAACGATACTCAACCGCCGGGACACCCCCCTCCCGGCGCGATTGGGTGCCATCTACACGGGCCTGCTCGGGATCATTGCGCGGCATCATCCCCACGAGGTCGCGATCGAAACCGCGTTCTATGGCAAGAACGCACAATCCGCACTCAAACTTGGACAGGCGCGCGGGGTCAGCATCCTGGCCGCCGTGCTCCACGATCTGCCCCTGGCCGAGTATGCGCCCCGCGAGATCAAGAAGGCAGTGACCGGCAATGGCAATGCATCCAAGGATCAGGTGCAATATATGGTGCGGGCGATGCTTCATCCCCGTCCCGCTTCCATGAAACTCGACGCGTCCGATGCCATTGCCACAGCGATCTGTCATCTGAGCCGGAAGCCCTCTGCGGCGAGCCGGCACACCGATTGGAAAGCATACATCGCAGCACACCCGGAGCGCGTCCGCCGATGATCTCATTCCTGAAAGGTACCCTGGCCTCGAAGTCCCCCACCGAAGCCAGCATCGATGTCGGTGGGGTCGGATACGGTGTGAGCATCCCACTTTCCACGTTCGAGAAACTCGGTGCGCCCGGGTCCGCCGTCACGCTCCTCACCCATCTCCATGTCCGTGAAGATGCACTCCAGCTCTACGGATTCGCGACCGAAGATGAACGGACACTCTTCCGCCTGCTCGTCTCGGTGAACGGCATCGGACCCCGGATGGGTCTTGGCATCCTCTCGGGCATCCCTGCCGGCGACCTCCGTTCGCATATCGCATCCGGGAACACGGGCGCGTTAACGGCCATCCCCGGGATCGGGCGAAAGCTCGCAGAACGGCTCGTCCTGGAGCTCCGGGAGAAGATCGGCCGTGCAGAACACTCGGGGGCCTTTACGACACCCGGGGATGCCCGGAGTTCGGTCCACGGTGAGGCCATTCTCGCTCTCACATCGCTCGGGTATTCTCGTCCGGTCGCTGAGAAGGCCGTGCGTGCGGCCTCAGGCGAGCCAGGAGCGGCAGATGGAACCCTTGAAGGGCTGCTCAAGGCCGCCTTGCGGCATGCGGCAGGCTGATGGGGCCTCACGGGCGCGCCACGCGTTGATATTCTCCCCTCATTGCAGTACCTTACGAGTTGCCACCAGCGTACTTTTCTCCCTCGTTTTCGGACACAGTGAAGCGGAAATCGGATACAACCAATCCTGAGCCGGCGGAAACCGACCGCGAACTCGATCAGGCCCTCCGGCCTCTCTCGTTCGCCGATTTCCACGGACAGCAGAAGATCGTCGATAACCTCCGCGTGTTCATTGCCGCGGCAAGGAAACGCCGGGAGCCGTTGGATCAT
Proteins encoded in this region:
- a CDS encoding YebC/PmpR family DNA-binding transcriptional regulator, with amino-acid sequence MSGHSKWATIKRKKAATDSARGNLFTRLIKEITIAARNGGGDPNGNPRLRLAIQTAKAANMPADNIKRGIQKGTGELPGVSYEEITYEGYGAAGVAILVEVVTDNANRAVSEIRHAFSRNNGNLGQAGSVAWMFQKKGSILVAASQKTPLSEDDLLSIILEAGADDMQAETDGTFSIVTSPQAFEPVKKALEDKGIAVESASLQMVPGNTVKVTGKDAENVMKLMNTLEEHDDVQNVYSNFDIDDKELASFNS
- a CDS encoding ribonuclease HI family protein, whose product is MTLFAATDGASRGNPGDSGIGVIVRDAGGNVVLTISAYLGKATNNMAEYTALITLLRRMATVPCTRLEVQADSELMVRQVNGIYKVKDARLQRYCAEVQRLRKAAPYEFVLRYVPREQNKDADALANRGIESREPLPAEERALLLSGGLC
- the ruvC gene encoding crossover junction endodeoxyribonuclease RuvC, with translation MPRSIADRRAPDGGGTIVLGIDPGTLITGYGVVAASGSSFQLLASGTILNRRDTPLPARLGAIYTGLLGIIARHHPHEVAIETAFYGKNAQSALKLGQARGVSILAAVLHDLPLAEYAPREIKKAVTGNGNASKDQVQYMVRAMLHPRPASMKLDASDAIATAICHLSRKPSAASRHTDWKAYIAAHPERVRR
- a CDS encoding sigma-54-dependent Fis family transcriptional regulator; translated protein: MAKKYNLLVVDDEVSLRTLLESELSEAEEFAVDCAADGGEAINRIQGKIYDVILLDVRMPRVSGIEVLKFVQEYSPSTQVIILTNYADIKTAIQTIKLGAYDFLAKPNDIEEIFNTIHRALERRALSIDNKLMRSELTRKAGTNELIGQSPPFLKLVESATRFAESESFVLIQGASGTGKELIAGLIHRRSTRNNRPFVAVNCASIPDALLESELFGHEKGAFTNAFQTKQGLVEVANGGTLFLDEVGDISPAIQPKLLRFLETGEFRRVGGTNLLTVDVRVVSASNKDLRDEVAAGRFREDLLYRLNVVSLRMPSLRDRPEDIPILASYFLERKAKSKSVKRLSPGALELLQMHTWPGNVRELEHVIEGAILLSSGDVIEEHDLAMYFQRGDRPSGPGTPVPAQAAVTAPPVTLDDLERRHIESTLQAFKNNRARTAEALGISKKTLYLKLKRYGMGDQD
- a CDS encoding acyl-CoA dehydrogenase family protein translates to MAKFQGVDYLNTDVLLADDEILVRNTVREFVDDQVLPVIEHHYRAGTFPSALVGKMADLGLFGATLPEEYGCAGMNNVAYGLAMQELERGDSAIRSFASVQSALVMYPIFAYGSEEQKKHWLPLLASGKRIGCFGLTEPDYGSNPGGMITRAEKVADGYRLNGAKMWITNGTVADVAVVWAKLDGVVRGFLVEKGTKGFSAPEMKGKHSLRASVTSELVFEDVVIPADNILPNGSGLRLPLGCLSQARYGIAWGAIGAAMACYHSALTYAQSRVQFSKPIAGYQLTQAKLVEMLNEITKAQLLCVQLGRLKDAGTVRFQQISLAKRNNVYHALQIAREARSILGANGILDEYPVMRHAANLESVITYEGTHEMHTLIVGEDITGMAAFT
- a CDS encoding response regulator, with the translated sequence MPAETVHLTPPIQLLFIDDDAGYMAVARHLLSKYQGRRFLTIWKQSPSTGLSFLETHPPLDMIVVDYYLPEMNGLELAREIRARNIDTPIIFLTSNRDFRLAIEVMKFGVEDYLIKDEAVDSVLPRSIINILERVLLKQRIAAQAKTDLIARKRTDAIHELVVTVCHEFNNPLAAIKISTDILLRQELSEDDKKLVTAIDDQISEVEREISRLRDLNFEKIDFAKL
- a CDS encoding response regulator, which translates into the protein MAKKSSVLVVDDEEALRSVLSSELTNEGYDVRTASDGDEAIVEIDKSNFDLVLLDIKMPRVNGFDVLKHIKERRSPTKVVMLTGFADLKNAIESKKLGADDFVSKPYDLVDLLTTIERVLNE
- the ruvA gene encoding Holliday junction branch migration protein RuvA encodes the protein MISFLKGTLASKSPTEASIDVGGVGYGVSIPLSTFEKLGAPGSAVTLLTHLHVREDALQLYGFATEDERTLFRLLVSVNGIGPRMGLGILSGIPAGDLRSHIASGNTGALTAIPGIGRKLAERLVLELREKIGRAEHSGAFTTPGDARSSVHGEAILALTSLGYSRPVAEKAVRAASGEPGAADGTLEGLLKAALRHAAG
- the recJ gene encoding single-stranded-DNA-specific exonuclease RecJ, with amino-acid sequence MEVEFLVRTTVREHRWILADPPDAGLVASLARDINVPDSIAKILIYRGIDDYDKAKAYFRPDLALLHDPFILDGMATAVDRVLRGIEAGESFTVFGDYDVDGTNGAAMLYLFLQQLGATVQFYVPDRIREGYGISHSGIDFALEHGVNVFIAIDCGITAVEQVSYANERGLDVIICDHHEAGSVLPDAIAVLDPIKPGDPYPFKSLSGCGVGLKFIQGIARKIGKEEMIRDYLDFVTLASTADIVPLVGENRILVKLGLQAINTAPRPGIKALIDSAGLKTGHITTGQIVFALAPRINAAGRLGDATRAVRLLTSTTPEEARGLAQVLEEENRNRRKIDEDTFADAQQLVENCFDVEADPAIVLHQEHWHPGVVGIVASRMVERYYKPSIMMATVDGVAKGSARSVSGFDIYEALKRCEDKILQFGGHKYAAGLTVDLERLEEFQTAFKAAVKDLMSEELKTPEIRIDMELALTDITPRFIKILREFAPFGPQNTRPTFLTRNLEVAGTPRIVGRNHLRFRVRQNGVSFDAIGFGLGEMLQRVPVGRRDLDCVYTVEENEWTSPGASRPADPVPQLKIKDLR
- a CDS encoding Nif3-like dinuclear metal center hexameric protein, encoding MLRVSDVARLLETWAPRSLAWERDNVGLQVGDPGAPVRRILVTLDVTDAVAAEATRRHVDLIVAHHPPLYRPLRSLDTSTPNGRVIATLVQHSCALYAAHTNLDAARGGTSHALAETLGLTGIVPLAERRGAGRRIVTFVPEEAANDVAAAMASAGGGIVGNYGHCSFRSRGTGTFKGNDRSSPAIGRKGVLERVSEIRLEMPVEDDLLPAVVAALRHSHPYEEVAYDIYPLESTRSTTGMGARGRLPRPMTAAAFLRHVKKQLKAPGLRTAGAPRSRVSTVAVCGGAGGDMLGQAIASGADAFVTSDLNYHAFLDGAGSILLVDAGHYETEFPVVGAIERFLRSSLGGDHPDVSVTASRIRTSPIVYV